One genomic region from Leptolyngbyaceae cyanobacterium JSC-12 encodes:
- a CDS encoding putative membrane-associated protein (IMG reference gene:2510096795~PFAM: SNARE associated Golgi protein), whose amino-acid sequence MSFEFISLESVQEFAQHYGYWAVFLGILLENIGIPIPGETVTLAGGFLAGNDQLNYWLVLADAVLGATLGGNIGYWVGRYGGWSLLLNTGRLFRVSETQITALRDQFSENATKAVFLGRFVALLRIFASPLAGIAEMPYPKFLFYNTLGAAVWATVMVSLSYFAGQFIPLEKLVTWASRFALLTLVILAAWFVIPLWLESRKAKQNAIAAVSEETRIEQ is encoded by the coding sequence ATTTATTTCTTTAGAATCAGTTCAGGAATTTGCTCAACACTATGGCTATTGGGCTGTTTTCCTGGGCATTTTACTCGAAAATATTGGCATTCCCATTCCTGGTGAAACAGTTACACTAGCGGGTGGTTTTTTAGCAGGAAACGATCAGCTAAATTACTGGCTGGTGCTGGCAGATGCGGTGCTCGGTGCAACCCTGGGCGGTAATATTGGGTATTGGGTAGGACGATACGGCGGCTGGTCCCTGTTATTGAACACCGGCAGGCTTTTCCGGGTTTCTGAGACGCAAATTACTGCACTTCGCGATCAATTTAGCGAAAATGCAACGAAAGCTGTTTTTCTGGGACGTTTTGTTGCGCTCTTGCGCATCTTCGCCAGTCCCCTCGCTGGGATTGCTGAAATGCCTTACCCCAAATTCCTGTTCTATAACACATTGGGAGCAGCAGTCTGGGCGACGGTGATGGTATCGCTTTCCTACTTTGCTGGGCAGTTTATTCCGCTGGAAAAGTTAGTGACCTGGGCAAGTCGGTTTGCGTTGCTGACATTGGTGATTCTGGCAGCATGGTTCGTGATCCCGCTCTGGTTGGAGTCTCGTAAAGCAAAGCAGAATGCGATCGCTGCCGTGTCCGAAGAAACACGAATAGAACAATAG
- a CDS encoding hypothetical protein (IMG reference gene:2510096796): MARSHSVLRRYTPPTCTLEVIAKDSALSRWAAQPVVKNLRFQLSLDDPTLNRDQWIVIRGDRTQLAALCEAVSTYVQQFLVRSHDHLNVTHVEPDASVATLSATANAFQDLSEMSPNLAGITLQPKGLLNHNLYWGSLANAESGAVTSLSTLQLFDLANALDEYSTDVLELPDLGQKGWAAAFPNWAQVAAVVLIAVGLSTSAIRLLDGSGGHIASLAPTTSQGASSSDQKIATQIPPAVVEKATPPVVSNQKLPPPPVSPSPSPQTGTPMVVTPKVTQPSPAAGAISPDAIATYPVPIVPSKPTVITGETSTSPKTNPSAKAPVAVAPSYSRAAADAVSESLSQATTARRGAVPESAAPNTAGSTAFDTIPQVAEVRNYFQQRWKPPEELSQVLEYSLQIAADGSLQGITPLRQASGDYIDRTGMPLVGDEFVSPLKGRQGAKIRLLLEPDGQVRAFLEQ, encoded by the coding sequence ATGGCGCGATCGCACTCCGTTCTACGACGATACACCCCCCCAACCTGCACCCTAGAAGTCATTGCGAAAGACTCTGCATTATCCCGTTGGGCAGCTCAACCCGTGGTCAAGAATTTGCGGTTTCAGTTGAGCCTGGACGATCCGACATTAAATCGAGATCAGTGGATTGTGATCAGGGGCGATCGCACCCAGCTTGCTGCTCTCTGTGAAGCTGTTTCTACCTATGTCCAGCAATTTCTGGTACGGTCTCACGATCATCTAAACGTTACCCATGTTGAGCCTGATGCCTCAGTTGCAACCCTCTCGGCGACCGCTAACGCTTTTCAAGATCTGTCTGAAATGTCCCCTAATCTCGCTGGGATCACGCTGCAGCCTAAAGGTTTGCTGAATCACAACTTGTACTGGGGTAGTTTGGCGAATGCTGAATCGGGTGCCGTAACTTCGCTCAGTACCTTGCAGCTATTTGATCTGGCAAATGCCCTAGACGAGTATTCCACTGATGTGTTGGAACTGCCAGACTTAGGGCAAAAAGGTTGGGCTGCTGCTTTTCCTAATTGGGCACAAGTTGCAGCGGTTGTATTGATTGCGGTAGGTCTTTCGACGTCCGCAATTCGATTATTAGATGGTTCTGGTGGTCATATCGCTTCCCTCGCTCCTACTACCAGCCAGGGAGCTAGTAGCAGTGATCAAAAGATTGCGACTCAGATCCCGCCTGCTGTAGTGGAAAAGGCAACTCCGCCTGTTGTTTCGAATCAAAAATTACCGCCGCCGCCCGTTAGTCCATCGCCGAGTCCTCAAACTGGTACTCCAATGGTAGTTACGCCTAAGGTAACGCAGCCCAGTCCAGCCGCTGGAGCAATTTCACCAGATGCGATCGCAACCTACCCAGTACCCATTGTTCCTAGTAAACCGACTGTGATTACAGGTGAAACTTCCACCTCACCAAAAACCAATCCTTCTGCTAAAGCACCTGTGGCAGTTGCTCCGTCTTACAGCAGGGCTGCGGCTGATGCAGTCAGTGAATCCCTCAGTCAGGCAACGACTGCCCGCAGGGGCGCAGTGCCAGAATCTGCTGCCCCGAATACTGCTGGGAGCACTGCGTTCGATACGATTCCCCAGGTTGCAGAAGTAAGAAACTATTTTCAGCAACGCTGGAAACCACCCGAAGAATTAAGCCAGGTTTTAGAATATTCGCTACAAATTGCGGCCGATGGTTCACTTCAGGGAATTACTCCACTCCGCCAAGCATCAGGAGATTACATTGATCGGACTGGAATGCCATTGGTAGGAGATGAGTTCGTTTCCCCGCTAAAAGGGCGGCAAGGTGCTAAAATCCGCCTTCTTTTAGAACCTGATGGGCAGGTGCGTGCCTTTCTGGAACAATAG
- a CDS encoding Protein of unknown function (DUF3038) (IMG reference gene:2510096797~PFAM: Protein of unknown function (DUF3038)), with protein MPPITKPTVPVSTTLPLATQPDPSQLDNIKAQLDLVLLALEALAGIGSEAMLKAAADLDLESMVADRVALWRLRQASPLRKGQGGRKKLDVEEARALVLICCHLAKDHQELIRRAVALLEQVTEQHREPHQVSLLGDYLDRFHNTYQERMEDGDAISPDTLTNLAFKLLIDILFYSAPNGPRRLWLALLDRTRIS; from the coding sequence ATGCCACCCATCACCAAACCTACTGTTCCCGTATCTACAACTCTACCGTTAGCGACTCAGCCAGATCCGAGCCAGCTCGACAACATCAAAGCCCAGCTTGACTTGGTTTTGCTAGCATTGGAGGCATTGGCTGGGATCGGTTCTGAAGCAATGCTGAAAGCCGCAGCCGATTTAGATTTAGAGTCGATGGTAGCGGATCGGGTTGCCCTTTGGCGGTTACGGCAAGCTAGCCCACTGCGAAAAGGACAAGGCGGACGGAAGAAACTGGATGTGGAGGAGGCACGAGCACTGGTTCTGATTTGCTGCCATCTGGCAAAAGATCACCAGGAACTGATTCGGCGAGCAGTGGCATTGCTGGAGCAAGTCACCGAACAGCACCGTGAACCTCATCAGGTTTCGTTGCTAGGAGATTATCTGGATCGCTTTCACAACACCTATCAAGAACGTATGGAAGATGGGGATGCTATTTCACCAGATACATTAACGAATCTTGCCTTCAAGTTGTTGATTGACATCTTGTTCTATAGCGCTCCAAACGGTCCTCGACGACTCTGGTTAGCGCTGTTAGATCGGACTCGAATTAGCTAA
- a CDS encoding dolichol kinase (IMG reference gene:2510096798~PFAM: Cytidylyltransferase family~manually curated): MSLPSWFGVPFPIWFQIGMVAAWLGLVGLIAEWLHRSQFVNSEVVRKVVHIGVGNVILLAWWMQTPLWMGVGASIIFSAIALLSYYRPILPSINSVGRKSLGTFFYAVSIGILVGWFWLLQMPHYAAIGILVMTWGDGLAALVGQKFGQHPYIAWGIKKSWEGSLAMAIVSFIVTNLILVSIYGANWSVWAISVAVAVLATGLEAFSKWGIDNLTVPLGSAFLAFTLGSWLLL, encoded by the coding sequence ATGTCTCTGCCGTCCTGGTTTGGGGTTCCTTTTCCTATCTGGTTTCAGATAGGAATGGTTGCGGCGTGGTTGGGGTTAGTGGGGCTAATTGCGGAATGGCTGCATCGCTCTCAGTTTGTGAATTCGGAAGTGGTTCGCAAGGTGGTGCATATCGGGGTAGGGAATGTGATCTTACTGGCATGGTGGATGCAGACGCCCTTGTGGATGGGAGTGGGAGCCTCGATTATCTTTAGCGCGATCGCACTCCTGTCCTATTACCGCCCTATTTTGCCAAGCATTAATAGTGTTGGGCGTAAAAGCCTGGGTACTTTTTTCTACGCGGTTAGTATTGGCATTTTAGTTGGTTGGTTTTGGCTGCTCCAAATGCCCCACTACGCAGCGATCGGCATTTTAGTAATGACCTGGGGAGATGGACTAGCGGCACTAGTTGGGCAGAAATTTGGTCAGCATCCTTACATTGCTTGGGGCATTAAAAAAAGCTGGGAAGGGTCTCTGGCAATGGCGATCGTAAGCTTTATTGTTACCAACTTAATTTTGGTCAGTATCTATGGTGCTAATTGGTCCGTATGGGCAATTTCGGTTGCTGTAGCCGTTCTAGCAACGGGGCTGGAGGCATTCTCTAAATGGGGGATTGATAACTTAACCGTGCCTTTAGGCAGTGCCTTTCTAGCATTTACTTTAGGTTCCTGGTTGCTACTCTAA
- a CDS encoding polyprenyl p-hydroxybenzoate/phenylacrylic acid decarboxylase (IMG reference gene:2510096799~PFAM: Flavoprotein~TIGRFAM: polyprenyl P-hydroxybenzoate and phenylacrylic acid decarboxylases), whose protein sequence is MSSVSDSYSSVSRPSLPLILGVTGASGLIYAVRALKFLLAAEYAIELVASKAVYMVWQSELGIRMPVDAVQQEQFWRQQAGVETGGKLVCHSWGDVGATIASGSFRTLGMLVLPCSMSTVGKLAAGLSSDLLERAADVQLKEGRKVVLVPRETPFSLIHLRNLTTLAEAGARIVPAIPAWYHNPQTIEDLVDFVVARALDQLEIDCVPLRRWEGGAK, encoded by the coding sequence GTGTCCTCAGTTTCTGATTCCTACTCTTCGGTTTCTCGTCCCTCTCTCCCTTTAATCCTGGGTGTGACGGGTGCTTCTGGTTTAATCTATGCAGTTCGGGCGTTGAAATTTTTGTTGGCGGCAGAGTACGCGATCGAACTGGTTGCCTCTAAAGCGGTTTACATGGTTTGGCAGTCAGAATTGGGTATTCGGATGCCAGTAGATGCAGTGCAGCAGGAACAGTTCTGGCGGCAACAAGCAGGTGTGGAAACTGGTGGGAAGCTAGTATGCCATTCCTGGGGGGATGTTGGTGCAACCATTGCCAGCGGGTCATTTCGCACTTTAGGAATGTTAGTGCTGCCGTGTAGCATGAGTACGGTGGGCAAACTCGCCGCTGGGTTAAGTTCTGATTTGCTAGAACGGGCTGCAGATGTGCAGTTAAAAGAAGGTCGAAAGGTGGTACTGGTGCCCCGTGAAACACCATTCAGCTTAATCCATTTGCGCAACTTAACTACCCTGGCAGAGGCAGGTGCTCGCATTGTGCCTGCTATCCCCGCCTGGTATCACAACCCGCAAACTATTGAAGACCTGGTTGACTTCGTTGTTGCTAGGGCGCTGGATCAACTGGAGATTGATTGTGTGCCGCTGAGGCGATGGGAGGGAGGAGCAAAGTAA
- a CDS encoding VacB/RNase II-like 3'-5' exoribonuclease (IMG reference gene:2510096800~PFAM: RNB domain; Ribonuclease B OB domain; S1 RNA binding domain~TIGRFAM: ribonuclease R; VacB and RNase II family 3'-5' exoribonucleases), protein MEFSIAALLANFTDDKLVAPKALEKKLDCNDDNSIRSLQIALDALEKIGVLAKERGRYRRIYEEGVIEGKLRCSSKGFCFAIQDVEGADDIYIRESQLNNAWNGDRVLVKVTKEGSRRRSPEGEVKLILERSNPSVLARVKQVDSDYRAVPLDDRLLFELALQENGIDLEQAIDQLVHVQVTRYPLGQHPPQGRIARILGGDSEAADVDIVCCKHDLPHEFPSAIQPAAKALPTKISKTEIKRRVDLRDLTTLTIKANPEDSNDSLDDAITLERTEDDQWRLGIHIADVSYYVEPDSVIDREAQKRGVSVYLGDLVIPMLPSQISGNLCAFLVGKDRLALSVLVTLNDEGEVLEYAIHPTVIQVDYQLSYDQAEAILERSEAEDDGDLEEFAPIFELLDDLAAVSHALKEQRRKRGAFELNLPEKPLSSDDADAQNKSLLTPKFHYDDEGALGAMVVTPSAQTHAIIAEFMLLANQLVAAHLQALGVPGIYRVHPTPDPEDVQELMKLAGSMGIDLHLEQENEVHPQDYQHFTQKFAESDAERVLTYLLLETLKPAFYSTTPKSHFGLALEQGYTHFTSPVRRYPDLLVHRVLHAVFELGRDRKTTRAKEVVDLRHSSCHGEISWNVLPPEVHQELENQFHAIVVHLTERERVAQEAEQDLEGLKKAELMRERTGEIFHGLITGVQSYGLFVEIEELLVEGLVHVSSLKDDWYEYRSRQQTLVGRKNRKQYRLGDRIEVQVKSVDYYRQQIDLLAVGGGSDIEDEASEALDDEPDMEDEED, encoded by the coding sequence ATGGAATTTTCGATCGCAGCCCTGTTGGCAAACTTCACAGATGATAAACTCGTTGCACCGAAAGCACTGGAGAAAAAGCTAGATTGCAATGACGACAACAGCATTCGGTCTCTTCAAATTGCATTGGATGCGCTCGAGAAAATTGGAGTGCTTGCTAAAGAGCGGGGACGATATCGGCGCATTTATGAAGAGGGCGTAATTGAAGGGAAATTGCGGTGTTCCAGTAAGGGCTTTTGCTTTGCCATTCAAGATGTTGAAGGGGCAGATGATATTTACATTCGCGAAAGCCAGTTAAACAACGCCTGGAATGGTGATCGCGTCTTAGTCAAAGTCACAAAAGAGGGCAGTCGCCGCCGTAGCCCAGAGGGGGAAGTAAAGCTAATTCTGGAACGCTCTAATCCTTCCGTATTGGCGCGGGTAAAACAAGTTGATTCTGACTATCGTGCTGTCCCGTTGGATGATCGATTATTATTTGAGCTGGCTTTGCAAGAAAACGGTATCGACCTGGAGCAAGCGATCGACCAGTTAGTTCATGTTCAAGTCACTCGCTATCCGCTAGGGCAACATCCACCTCAGGGGCGAATTGCCCGCATTTTAGGTGGCGATTCTGAGGCTGCAGATGTAGACATCGTGTGCTGCAAACATGACCTCCCCCATGAATTTCCCAGTGCTATTCAACCAGCGGCAAAAGCATTACCCACCAAAATCAGCAAAACTGAAATCAAGAGACGAGTAGACTTGCGGGATCTGACAACACTCACTATTAAAGCCAACCCGGAAGACTCAAACGATAGCCTGGACGATGCTATTACCTTAGAACGGACAGAAGATGACCAGTGGCGATTAGGAATTCATATTGCTGATGTGTCCTACTATGTCGAACCCGATTCTGTAATTGATCGAGAAGCCCAGAAACGCGGAGTTTCCGTGTATCTGGGAGACCTGGTAATTCCTATGTTGCCATCGCAAATTAGTGGCAACCTGTGTGCCTTTTTAGTTGGGAAAGATCGTTTAGCGCTATCTGTACTAGTCACTCTAAATGATGAAGGTGAGGTACTGGAATATGCGATTCATCCAACAGTTATTCAGGTGGACTATCAACTGAGTTACGATCAGGCAGAGGCTATTTTAGAGCGCTCTGAAGCAGAGGACGATGGGGATCTTGAAGAATTTGCCCCCATTTTTGAGTTACTGGATGACTTGGCCGCGGTCAGCCATGCTTTAAAGGAGCAGCGACGGAAGCGGGGAGCCTTTGAGCTGAATTTGCCAGAAAAACCTCTGTCCAGTGACGATGCAGATGCTCAAAACAAATCCCTATTGACTCCCAAGTTCCATTACGACGATGAAGGCGCATTGGGTGCCATGGTGGTAACGCCGTCTGCTCAGACCCATGCCATCATTGCCGAATTTATGCTATTAGCAAATCAACTAGTGGCAGCTCACTTGCAAGCTCTCGGTGTTCCTGGAATTTATCGAGTGCATCCTACGCCCGATCCTGAAGATGTGCAGGAATTAATGAAGCTGGCGGGTAGCATGGGTATTGACTTGCACTTAGAACAAGAGAATGAAGTGCATCCTCAAGATTATCAGCACTTTACTCAGAAGTTTGCAGAGTCTGATGCGGAGCGAGTGTTGACTTATCTACTGTTGGAAACGCTGAAGCCAGCTTTCTATAGCACCACGCCGAAATCTCACTTTGGATTGGCGCTGGAACAGGGTTATACCCATTTCACCTCGCCTGTGCGGCGCTACCCTGATTTACTCGTGCATCGAGTGCTTCATGCGGTATTTGAACTGGGACGCGATCGCAAAACCACCCGTGCTAAAGAAGTAGTGGATTTGCGGCATAGCTCTTGCCATGGAGAAATTAGCTGGAATGTGTTGCCGCCAGAAGTGCATCAAGAACTAGAAAACCAGTTCCATGCGATTGTCGTGCATTTGACAGAGCGCGAACGAGTTGCCCAGGAAGCCGAGCAAGATCTGGAAGGCTTGAAAAAAGCCGAACTGATGCGGGAACGCACAGGAGAAATTTTCCATGGATTGATTACGGGTGTGCAATCCTATGGGTTGTTTGTGGAAATTGAGGAACTGTTGGTGGAAGGCCTAGTTCACGTTAGTTCTCTCAAAGATGACTGGTATGAGTATCGCTCGCGACAACAAACCCTGGTAGGACGGAAGAATCGCAAACAATATCGTCTGGGCGATCGCATCGAAGTTCAAGTCAAGAGCGTTGATTACTACCGTCAACAAATTGACCTGCTGGCGGTAGGCGGTGGCAGCGATATCGAAGATGAGGCATCGGAAGCGCTAGACGATGAGCCAGATATGGAGGACGAAGAAGACTAG
- a CDS encoding transposase family protein (IMG reference gene:2510096801~PFAM: Transposase DDE domain), translating into MNPPKVNEYDYINFLIAAQKAYSCTEAERVQPESDNAAAHDAITRLLHRLEPSTQQLWQEAQSQVRLHQGILVVDDSTLDKWYAKKMELVTRHWSGKHGRVVQGINLITLLWSEGDRHLPLDYRFYEKGVDGSTKNDHFRSMLETAKERGFAPRCVVFDSWYSSLENLKLIRDYGWIWLTRLKRNRQVNPDNTGNRPLHKVVLAATGTVLHLKGYGFIKVFKMVAPNGDIDYWATNDLGMGELQRLQFAEVGWAIEEYHRGLKQCCGVERAQVRSSRAQRNHVGLAIRAFLRLEVHMWTTGISWYEAKAAIVRDAIRSFLAAPRFILNPTA; encoded by the coding sequence ATGAATCCACCCAAAGTCAACGAATACGACTACATCAACTTTCTGATTGCGGCGCAGAAGGCCTATAGCTGCACGGAAGCCGAACGAGTGCAACCGGAGTCTGATAATGCCGCTGCCCATGACGCAATTACTCGGTTGTTGCATCGACTGGAGCCATCGACTCAGCAGTTGTGGCAAGAAGCGCAGTCGCAAGTACGGTTGCACCAGGGAATTTTAGTGGTAGATGACTCAACGCTCGACAAGTGGTATGCCAAGAAGATGGAATTGGTGACTCGGCACTGGTCGGGCAAGCATGGACGGGTAGTGCAAGGCATCAACCTAATTACGCTGCTATGGAGTGAGGGAGACCGTCACCTTCCGTTGGACTATCGATTTTACGAAAAGGGTGTCGATGGCTCAACCAAAAACGACCACTTCCGCTCGATGCTTGAAACTGCCAAGGAACGAGGGTTTGCGCCCCGATGTGTGGTGTTTGATAGTTGGTACAGTAGCTTGGAGAACCTTAAGTTGATTCGAGATTATGGTTGGATTTGGTTGACTCGACTCAAGCGCAATCGGCAGGTCAACCCGGACAATACAGGCAATCGCCCTCTGCATAAGGTCGTGCTTGCGGCGACTGGCACGGTGCTCCATCTCAAAGGTTATGGGTTCATCAAAGTGTTCAAGATGGTTGCCCCAAACGGTGACATTGATTACTGGGCAACCAATGACCTGGGGATGGGTGAGCTACAACGGCTGCAATTTGCCGAGGTTGGTTGGGCAATTGAGGAGTACCATCGCGGACTCAAACAGTGCTGTGGCGTTGAACGGGCGCAGGTTCGCTCAAGTCGTGCCCAGCGCAATCATGTGGGTTTAGCCATTCGCGCTTTCCTGCGCTTAGAGGTGCACATGTGGACGACAGGTATCAGTTGGTACGAAGCGAAAGCGGCGATCGTCCGGGATGCCATTCGCTCCTTTTTAGCGGCTCCTCGTTTCATCCTCAATCCAACTGCGTAA
- a CDS encoding phycobilisome-associated family protein (IMG reference gene:2510096802~PFAM: CpcD/allophycocyanin linker domain), whose translation MRMFKITACVPSQTRIRTQRELQNTYFTKLVPYENWFREQQRIQKMGGKIVKVELATGKPGLNTGLA comes from the coding sequence ATGCGCATGTTTAAGATTACGGCTTGCGTTCCCAGCCAAACCCGCATTCGAACCCAACGTGAGCTTCAAAATACTTACTTCACGAAGCTAGTTCCCTACGAGAACTGGTTCCGTGAACAACAACGAATTCAAAAAATGGGCGGCAAAATTGTGAAAGTTGAACTGGCAACTGGTAAGCCTGGATTGAATACGGGCTTGGCTTAA
- a CDS encoding allophycocyanin beta subunit apoprotein (IMG reference gene:2510096803~PFAM: Phycobilisome protein~TIGRFAM: allophycocyanin, beta subunit), with protein sequence MQDAITAVINSSDVQGKYLDTAALEKLKGYFSTGELRVRAATTISANAAAIVKEAVAKSLLYSDITRPGGNMYTTRRYAACIRDLDYYLRYATYAMLAGDPSILDERVLNGLKETYNSLGVPIAATVQAIQAMKEVTAGLVGADAGKEMGVYLDYISSGLS encoded by the coding sequence ATGCAAGACGCAATTACCGCTGTCATTAATTCTTCTGACGTTCAAGGTAAGTACTTGGACACTGCTGCTTTAGAAAAGCTAAAAGGATACTTCTCCACAGGGGAACTGCGCGTACGTGCAGCTACCACCATCAGCGCTAACGCTGCTGCAATTGTGAAAGAGGCTGTTGCTAAGTCCTTGTTGTACTCTGATATCACCCGTCCCGGTGGTAACATGTACACTACTCGTCGTTACGCTGCTTGCATCCGTGACCTCGACTACTACCTCCGCTATGCTACCTATGCCATGCTGGCTGGTGACCCGTCTATTCTGGACGAGCGTGTTCTGAACGGCTTGAAAGAAACCTACAACTCCTTGGGTGTACCAATTGCTGCTACGGTTCAAGCAATTCAAGCAATGAAAGAAGTAACTGCTGGTCTAGTCGGTGCCGATGCTGGTAAGGAAATGGGTGTTTACCTCGACTACATCTCCTCTGGTTTGAGCTAA
- a CDS encoding Phycobilisome protein (IMG reference gene:2510096804~PFAM: Phycobilisome protein), translating into MSIVTKSIVNADAEARYLSPGELDRIKSFVGSGEKRLRIAQTLSESRERIVKQAGDQLFQKRPDVVSPGGNAYGEEMTATCLRDLDYYLRLVTYGVVAGDVTPIEEIGIVGVREMYKSLGTPIEAVAEGVRAMKSVATSLMSAEDAAEASGYFDYVIGAMS; encoded by the coding sequence ATGAGTATTGTCACGAAGTCAATCGTGAATGCAGATGCTGAAGCTCGTTACCTGAGCCCTGGCGAACTGGATCGGATTAAGAGCTTTGTTGGTTCTGGTGAAAAGCGTCTGCGGATTGCTCAAACTCTGAGCGAATCTCGTGAGCGCATCGTGAAGCAAGCAGGCGATCAACTGTTCCAAAAGCGTCCTGACGTTGTTTCTCCTGGTGGAAACGCTTACGGCGAAGAAATGACCGCTACCTGCCTGCGCGACCTGGATTACTATCTGCGTCTCGTAACCTACGGTGTAGTTGCTGGCGACGTAACCCCCATCGAAGAAATCGGTATCGTGGGTGTGCGTGAAATGTACAAGTCTCTCGGCACTCCCATCGAGGCAGTGGCTGAAGGCGTTCGTGCCATGAAGAGCGTTGCAACTTCCTTGATGTCTGCTGAAGATGCCGCTGAAGCATCTGGCTACTTCGACTACGTGATTGGTGCGATGAGCTAA
- a CDS encoding TIGR00252 family protein (IMG reference gene:2510096805~PFAM: Uncharacterised protein family UPF0102~TIGRFAM: TIGR00252 family protein), with protein sequence MPHPKSPNPDPGFLGEALVARWLQRRGWKLLQQRWHCRWGELDLIVGELNAETADLVAIAFVEVKTRRGNNWDEDGKLALTAQKQAKLWKTAELFLMQHPAWEQLPCRFDVALVNCEKLSGAVDVSMVDGETTAIAAGYRLVLTDYIIDAFTQI encoded by the coding sequence ATGCCTCATCCCAAGTCTCCCAATCCCGACCCTGGCTTTCTTGGTGAGGCATTGGTTGCCCGCTGGCTTCAGCGTCGTGGGTGGAAATTGCTACAGCAACGCTGGCATTGTCGCTGGGGGGAACTCGATCTCATTGTAGGGGAGCTCAATGCTGAAACTGCCGACCTCGTTGCGATCGCCTTTGTGGAAGTCAAAACTCGGCGCGGCAACAATTGGGATGAAGATGGCAAACTGGCATTGACGGCTCAAAAACAAGCCAAACTCTGGAAAACTGCTGAACTATTTCTAATGCAGCATCCTGCTTGGGAACAACTTCCCTGCCGGTTTGATGTGGCACTAGTAAATTGCGAGAAATTATCAGGGGCAGTAGATGTATCAATGGTCGATGGAGAAACCACCGCGATCGCCGCTGGCTATCGTCTAGTGCTTACCGACTACATCATCGATGCCTTCACTCAAATCTGA
- a CDS encoding putative low-complexity protein (IMG reference gene:2510096806~PFAM: Pentapeptide repeats (8 copies)) has protein sequence MATKHFSHSDHYSELSPPPVDGADRGVVSQILLEKGLRMLTIALVGISVWIMLVVPTLADDYNKEFLVGADFSGRVLTDSSFTKANLRESNFRGADLHGVSFFGANLEGANLEGADLRNATLDTARLSRSNLKNANLEGAFAFNAKFDGATIDGADFTGVDMRQDVQHALCDRAAGTNPTTKRNTRDTLNCD, from the coding sequence ATGGCTACGAAACACTTCAGTCATTCAGACCACTATTCAGAGTTGAGCCCCCCCCCGGTTGACGGGGCAGATCGTGGGGTGGTGTCTCAAATTCTTCTAGAGAAAGGGCTACGAATGTTAACGATCGCCCTAGTAGGAATCTCAGTCTGGATAATGTTAGTAGTGCCGACTCTGGCAGATGATTACAACAAGGAATTTTTAGTGGGTGCTGACTTTTCCGGTCGAGTGTTGACTGATTCTAGTTTTACCAAAGCCAATCTGCGCGAAAGTAATTTTCGCGGAGCTGATTTGCATGGAGTTAGCTTTTTTGGTGCCAACTTGGAAGGGGCAAACCTGGAGGGGGCGGATCTCCGCAACGCCACGTTGGATACCGCCCGGCTTAGTCGCTCCAATCTGAAAAATGCAAATCTCGAGGGCGCATTTGCCTTCAACGCGAAATTTGATGGCGCAACAATTGATGGTGCTGACTTTACAGGGGTGGATATGCGGCAGGATGTGCAGCATGCATTGTGCGATCGCGCCGCTGGTACTAATCCCACGACAAAACGCAACACCCGGGATACCCTCAATTGCGATTAA